The Aythya fuligula isolate bAytFul2 chromosome 2, bAytFul2.pri, whole genome shotgun sequence genome contains a region encoding:
- the PRL gene encoding prolactin — MSTKGDSLKGLLLVVLLVSNMLLTKEGVTSLPICPNGSANCQVSLGELFDRAVKLSHYIHFLSSEMFNEFDERYAQGRGFITKAVNGCHTSSLTTPEDKEQAQQIHHEDLLNLVLGVLRSWNDPLIHLASEVQRIKEAPDTILWKAVEIEEQNKRLLEGMEKIVGRVHSGDIGNEIYSPWEGLPSLQLADEDSRLFAFYNLLHCLRRDSHKIDNYLKVLKCRLIHDSNC, encoded by the exons ATGAGCACCAAGGGGGATTCATTGAAAG GTTTGTTGCTGGTGGTCCTTCTAGTGTCCAACATGCTCCTGACAAAGGAAGGAGTGACCTCCTTGCCTATCTGCCCCAATGGATCTGCCAACTGCCAAGTTTCCCTTGGGGAGCTTTTTGACCGTGCGGTTAAACTCTCACACTACATCCATTTCCTCTCTTCAGAAATGTTCAATGAATTT GATGAACGCTATGCTCAGGGTCGGGGTTTCATTACAAAAGCTGTTAATGGCTGCCACACTTCCTCCTTAACCACTCCTGAAGACAAGGAGCAAGCTCAGCAGATTCAT CATGAAGACCTACTGAATTTAGTACTGGGAGTACTGCGCTCCTGGAATGATCCCCTGATCCATCTGGCCTCTGAGGTACAAAGAATCAAAGAAGCTCCAGACACCATCCTCTGGAAGGCTGTCGAGATTGAGGAACAAAACAAGCGGCTTCTAGAAGGAATGGAGAAAATAGTTGGGCGG GTTCATTCTGGCGACATTGGAAATGAAATTTATTCTCCATGGGAAGGCCTTCCATCCTTGCAACTTGCCGATGAGGACTCCAGACTCTTTGCCTTTTACAACCTGCTGCATTGCCTCCGCAGAGATTCCCACAAAATTGACAACTATCTCAAGGTTTTGAAGTGCCGCCTAATACATGATAGCAATTGCTAA